Proteins encoded by one window of Paenibacillus sp. DCT19:
- a CDS encoding AraC family transcriptional regulator, whose product MRSAIELFKSEFFLNNSLKLFVNRCSENFDAPFHAHDFVEYCYVAEGKGFHHIGEDVISVHKGMLFVIPIGIPHVFRPSSPNLSVTPLIIYNCLFNAELTSTLSTIIQEQAICDHLKHLELNQMPYVHVVDHNQQIEEIMIRLYKESSLLDTGFSTMLYTLVSQLVVTTYRQYQQDYMQTYSSTDDFEHILMYLSHHIQERIHLRDLVRISSWSEKHLGRLFIKHTGQTFGSYLQHLRIQKSCELLKSSQHNVSLIAELVGYRDVDTFYAVFKRITGTTPHMYRKSYTSD is encoded by the coding sequence ATGAGATCAGCGATTGAGTTATTTAAAAGTGAATTCTTTTTAAACAATAGTCTTAAATTATTTGTGAATCGATGCTCGGAAAATTTTGATGCCCCGTTCCATGCACATGACTTCGTAGAGTATTGTTATGTCGCAGAAGGAAAGGGCTTTCATCATATTGGTGAAGACGTCATTTCTGTGCACAAAGGTATGCTGTTTGTTATCCCGATCGGTATACCTCATGTATTTCGGCCTTCCAGTCCCAACCTATCCGTGACTCCACTTATTATTTATAACTGCCTGTTTAATGCTGAACTGACCTCAACGCTTAGTACAATCATTCAGGAGCAAGCGATATGCGATCACCTCAAACATCTAGAACTTAATCAGATGCCTTACGTACATGTCGTAGATCATAATCAGCAGATTGAAGAAATAATGATTAGACTGTATAAAGAATCGTCCCTTCTGGACACCGGCTTTTCAACAATGCTATACACCTTGGTTAGCCAACTGGTTGTGACAACTTATCGACAATACCAACAGGATTATATGCAAACGTATTCGAGTACAGATGATTTTGAACACATCCTTATGTATCTGAGTCACCATATTCAAGAACGGATTCATCTACGTGATCTCGTGCGTATATCCAGCTGGAGCGAGAAACACCTCGGACGTTTGTTTATAAAACATACAGGGCAGACGTTTGGTTCCTATCTTCAACATCTGCGCATACAAAAAAGTTGTGAACTCCTAAAGAGTTCACAACATAATGTCAGCCTAATCGCCGAATTGGTCGGCTACCGGGATGTAGATACTTTTTACGCCGTCTTCAAGAGAATTACGG
- a CDS encoding family 78 glycoside hydrolase catalytic domain, which yields MLTVHHLRCEYKINPIGLDVRSPRLSWHLQSDQRNCVQVAYQIQLVLPDSHEQIVWDSGKVISNQSIHVELDGWLPAARTRYVYRIKAWDNFENESDWSDSAFFEMGLMDSSDTWRAAWISAPSPAEEEKDESCPRLRTSFQLSKPVTKARIYVTALGLYELHLNNKRVGEAYFTPGWTSYSKRLQYQTYDITDSLELGENTLGAYLGDGWYKGYLGWKNEQQFYGKRTALLLELHILYADGSEEYILTNEHWQSSSSAILMSDIYMGETYDARLETAWTDIDPSSWSPVEILDHPKDIIVAQENVPVTQVEHLQPIAILTTPQGDRVLDMGQNMVGCMKFTIQGESGHEVELLHAEILDHDGNFYTDNLRAAKQRIQYTLKGGEAETYEPHFTFQDSVM from the coding sequence ATGTTGACGGTTCATCATCTTCGCTGTGAATATAAAATAAATCCAATCGGTCTGGATGTGAGGTCACCAAGATTAAGCTGGCATCTACAATCAGACCAGCGAAACTGTGTTCAGGTCGCCTACCAGATTCAATTAGTTCTACCGGATTCGCATGAGCAGATCGTGTGGGACTCCGGTAAGGTAATCTCCAACCAATCCATACATGTTGAATTAGATGGCTGGCTCCCAGCGGCGCGAACAAGGTATGTTTACCGGATTAAAGCCTGGGATAACTTCGAGAACGAATCAGACTGGTCAGATAGCGCGTTCTTCGAGATGGGGCTAATGGATAGCTCGGATACTTGGCGAGCAGCATGGATCTCGGCACCATCGCCAGCAGAAGAGGAGAAGGATGAATCATGCCCGCGTCTACGCACGTCGTTTCAACTGAGTAAGCCGGTAACTAAAGCAAGAATTTATGTCACAGCCCTTGGGTTATATGAACTTCATTTGAATAATAAACGTGTGGGAGAAGCGTATTTTACGCCGGGATGGACGAGTTATAGTAAGCGATTACAATATCAAACGTACGATATTACGGACTCTTTAGAGCTTGGTGAGAATACACTCGGCGCCTACTTAGGTGATGGATGGTATAAGGGATATCTGGGATGGAAGAATGAACAGCAATTTTATGGGAAAAGAACAGCCTTATTACTTGAACTTCACATCCTGTATGCAGACGGTTCAGAGGAATATATACTGACGAATGAACACTGGCAGTCTTCTTCAAGTGCAATTCTGATGTCTGATATCTATATGGGGGAGACATATGATGCCCGCCTGGAAACTGCATGGACAGATATTGATCCGTCTTCCTGGTCGCCGGTAGAAATACTGGATCATCCGAAAGATATCATCGTTGCTCAAGAGAATGTACCCGTTACGCAAGTGGAACATCTTCAACCTATAGCTATACTTACCACACCGCAGGGTGATCGTGTGCTTGATATGGGTCAGAACATGGTGGGATGTATGAAATTCACGATACAAGGTGAGTCAGGTCATGAAGTTGAGTTGTTACATGCCGAAATATTGGATCATGACGGTAATTTCTACACGGATAATCTGAGAGCTGCCAAGCAGCGAATTCAGTATACCCTCAAGGGAGGCGAGGCCGAGACGTATGAGCCCCACTTTACGTTTCAGGATTCCGTTATGTGA
- a CDS encoding alpha-L-rhamnosidase C-terminal domain-containing protein — MKLIGFPEVINLQDFTGVVLHSHMEQTGEFKCSSPLVNQLHHNILWGQKGNFLDVPTDCPQRDERLGWTGDAQMFIRTASYLMNTAPFFTKWLRDLGADQREDGGIPFYVPNPSSDIFSNDMQDTAHSSAAWGDAAVICPWTLYEMYGDKRLLAEQYESMKRWVDYIYNQGEKPYLWNTGFHFGDWLALDSKPDSYIGATDSDYVATAFYAYSVSLTRKAALALAQNEEAAHYGELHDHIVKAFREEFVTPSGRIAVPTQTAVVLALHFDLLEESGRERAIEQLSKLMAEANNHLTTGFVGTPYLNPVLSETGQHELAYTLLFHEDYPSWLYQVTQGATTIWEHWDGIKEDGRMWSADMNSFNHYAYGSIGEWLYRYVAGIRADEERPGFQAIHIEPQPGPGLEWVEASVETMYGKVVSSWTRQEQGEIQLSVVVPVNTTATVVLPNVVSDTVLLDGAALDQASDVNGIHLKADQLQVMLGSGSYTFQYPVQLTEA; from the coding sequence GTGAAGTTGATTGGTTTCCCAGAAGTGATTAATCTGCAAGATTTTACAGGAGTTGTTCTCCATTCCCATATGGAGCAGACGGGTGAATTCAAATGTTCTAGTCCTCTTGTGAATCAACTGCATCACAACATTTTGTGGGGGCAAAAGGGGAATTTCCTCGATGTGCCGACAGATTGTCCACAACGTGACGAACGTCTTGGGTGGACGGGAGACGCACAGATGTTTATCCGAACAGCGTCCTATTTGATGAACACGGCTCCATTCTTCACGAAGTGGCTTCGTGATCTAGGAGCAGACCAGCGTGAGGATGGCGGAATACCCTTTTACGTGCCTAATCCGAGTAGTGATATATTCTCCAATGATATGCAAGATACAGCTCACTCGTCAGCAGCCTGGGGAGACGCGGCGGTGATCTGTCCATGGACACTGTATGAAATGTACGGTGATAAACGACTGTTAGCTGAGCAATATGAAAGTATGAAACGCTGGGTGGACTATATTTATAATCAAGGTGAGAAGCCTTATCTTTGGAATACGGGTTTCCATTTTGGAGATTGGCTAGCTCTAGACTCCAAACCAGATAGCTACATTGGAGCGACCGATTCGGATTATGTAGCGACAGCCTTTTATGCCTATTCTGTATCTTTAACTAGAAAAGCAGCCTTGGCATTGGCACAGAATGAAGAAGCAGCGCATTATGGTGAATTACACGATCATATTGTTAAGGCATTTCGTGAGGAATTCGTAACACCTTCAGGTCGAATTGCGGTACCAACTCAGACGGCTGTAGTGCTGGCATTGCACTTTGATCTATTGGAGGAGTCTGGACGAGAACGAGCGATTGAGCAACTGAGCAAACTTATGGCTGAAGCGAATAATCATCTGACTACGGGATTTGTAGGCACGCCTTATCTGAATCCTGTACTTAGCGAGACAGGACAACATGAACTAGCTTACACCTTACTATTTCATGAGGATTATCCATCCTGGCTATATCAGGTCACTCAAGGTGCCACTACGATCTGGGAGCACTGGGATGGTATCAAGGAAGATGGCCGGATGTGGAGTGCTGACATGAACTCATTCAATCACTATGCATACGGTTCAATTGGCGAATGGTTGTATCGTTATGTGGCAGGTATACGTGCAGACGAAGAACGTCCTGGTTTCCAAGCCATCCATATCGAACCACAACCAGGGCCTGGGCTAGAATGGGTAGAAGCTAGTGTGGAGACGATGTATGGGAAAGTGGTTTCCAGTTGGACACGACAAGAACAGGGTGAGATACAGCTCAGTGTAGTTGTTCCGGTGAATACGACAGCAACAGTTGTGCTTCCCAATGTAGTATCTGATACAGTCCTGCTTGATGGGGCAGCGTTGGATCAGGCTTCAGATGTAAATGGCATTCATTTAAAGGCTGATCAGCTTCAAGTGATGTTGGGATCAGGAAGTTATACATTTCAGTATCCGGTGCAGTTAACGGAAGCGTAA
- a CDS encoding acyltransferase family protein yields MNQSVNRPKHIGYLDFYRAIAIIAVVAIHATSTAVTHYAKNTFQQEFYYFWNQFFQFAVPAFLFLSSLVLFYNYNSKARDRGWVPAFYKKRLLYIFVPYLVWSFIYFVVKQVIAGKQPVDHLERFAGNS; encoded by the coding sequence ATGAATCAATCTGTTAATCGGCCCAAGCATATTGGCTATCTGGATTTCTATCGTGCCATTGCTATTATTGCAGTAGTTGCGATTCATGCTACTTCTACAGCAGTTACACATTATGCGAAGAATACGTTCCAGCAAGAGTTTTATTATTTTTGGAATCAATTTTTCCAATTTGCTGTACCGGCATTTCTATTTTTGTCTTCGCTCGTGCTATTCTACAATTACAACTCTAAGGCGAGAGATCGTGGCTGGGTTCCGGCCTTTTACAAGAAGCGTTTGCTGTATATTTTTGTTCCTTATCTCGTATGGTCATTCATTTACTTTGTCGTGAAGCAGGTTATTGCAGGTAAACAGCCTGTGGATCATTTGGAGCGATTTGCGGGCAACTCTTAA
- a CDS encoding beta-glucoside-specific PTS transporter subunit IIABC: MKHEQLAKDILTGVGGKQNINSVVHCATRLRFKLKNDNNAQTDELKNLDGVITVMQSGGQYQVVVGNEVSDVYKALLQVGNMSADEPVSASDDGDSSGKKESLLGRFIDLISGVFTPILGLLAATGMIKGFLSMFTSLEWIDPASGTYQLLNAAGDCLFYFFPIFLGYTAMKKFGGSPFLGMAFGASLVYPTLSGLSTGDPLYTLFTGTLFESPIHITFLGIPVILMSYSTSVIPVIIAAYFGSKVEAFFKKIIPSVVRTFLTPFFTILIVVPVTFLLIGPIATWASQLIGAGVTGIYDLSPLVTGIVVGGLWQVLVIFGLHWGIVPIMLLNLSTLKADPILAMMFAASFAQIGAVLGVMLKTKNTKLKSLGVPAFVSGIFGVTEPAIYGLTLPLKKPFIMSCIASAAAGGIVGFAGSKLFVFASGIFGIPALISPTEGINYEFWMAMIATVVAFVLAFVLVYVIGFNDPANPEAAKQTPEPVKEEKTALEPNPNNRYEISSPMTGEVVPLQQINDATFAGEHMGKGIAVRPTSGRVVSPINGVVQTIYRTKHAIGLVDDQGVEILIHIGQDTVQLKGQHFTAHVKDGDRVSVGDLIVEFDLQAIVEAGYEIVTPIIVTNTADYLDVVGTTAQNVQEKDKLITVIG; the protein is encoded by the coding sequence ATGAAACACGAGCAATTAGCCAAAGACATTCTAACTGGTGTTGGTGGCAAACAAAATATTAATAGTGTTGTACACTGCGCGACCAGACTGCGATTCAAATTGAAAAATGACAACAATGCCCAAACGGACGAGCTCAAAAACCTCGACGGTGTTATCACTGTTATGCAGAGTGGAGGACAATATCAGGTCGTCGTAGGTAACGAAGTATCTGATGTCTACAAAGCACTGCTTCAAGTTGGGAATATGAGTGCTGATGAACCCGTGAGCGCAAGTGATGATGGTGACTCATCTGGCAAAAAAGAAAGCTTGCTTGGCCGTTTTATTGATTTGATCTCAGGTGTATTTACGCCAATTCTAGGTTTGCTTGCTGCAACAGGGATGATCAAAGGTTTCCTGTCCATGTTTACTTCACTTGAATGGATCGATCCTGCTTCCGGTACGTACCAATTGTTGAATGCAGCAGGTGACTGTCTGTTCTACTTCTTCCCAATCTTCTTGGGATACACAGCTATGAAAAAATTCGGTGGATCACCATTCCTTGGTATGGCATTCGGTGCATCACTGGTGTATCCGACGCTATCCGGATTAAGCACTGGAGATCCGCTGTATACGTTGTTTACAGGCACGTTGTTTGAATCACCGATTCATATTACGTTCTTAGGTATTCCAGTTATTTTGATGAGCTATTCTACATCCGTTATTCCAGTTATTATTGCTGCTTATTTTGGTTCCAAAGTAGAAGCATTCTTCAAGAAAATTATTCCGTCTGTGGTGAGAACATTCCTCACGCCATTCTTCACTATTCTCATCGTTGTACCCGTAACGTTCCTTTTGATCGGTCCAATCGCAACATGGGCAAGTCAGTTGATCGGTGCAGGTGTAACAGGTATTTATGACTTGAGTCCTTTGGTAACAGGTATTGTTGTTGGTGGATTGTGGCAAGTATTGGTTATCTTCGGTCTTCACTGGGGAATTGTGCCGATCATGCTTCTGAATCTGTCCACATTAAAAGCAGACCCTATTTTGGCTATGATGTTTGCTGCTTCATTTGCACAAATTGGTGCGGTTCTTGGTGTCATGTTGAAAACGAAAAATACTAAACTTAAATCATTGGGTGTACCTGCTTTTGTATCAGGGATCTTCGGTGTAACCGAGCCAGCAATTTATGGTCTTACGTTGCCACTGAAAAAACCATTTATTATGAGCTGTATTGCTTCAGCTGCAGCGGGTGGTATCGTTGGATTCGCAGGTTCCAAATTGTTTGTATTCGCTTCAGGGATTTTCGGTATCCCTGCTCTAATTAGCCCAACAGAAGGAATTAACTATGAATTCTGGATGGCTATGATCGCTACTGTAGTTGCCTTTGTACTGGCATTTGTATTGGTATATGTGATTGGGTTCAATGATCCTGCTAACCCAGAGGCTGCTAAACAGACACCAGAGCCAGTAAAAGAAGAGAAGACTGCTCTTGAGCCTAATCCGAACAATCGTTACGAAATTTCCAGCCCAATGACGGGTGAAGTTGTTCCACTGCAACAAATTAACGATGCTACATTCGCGGGTGAGCATATGGGTAAAGGGATTGCCGTTCGTCCAACAAGTGGTAGAGTAGTATCCCCTATTAATGGTGTGGTGCAGACGATTTACCGTACTAAACATGCGATTGGACTTGTGGATGATCAAGGTGTAGAGATTCTAATTCATATTGGTCAAGATACGGTACAGCTCAAAGGTCAGCATTTCACAGCACACGTGAAGGATGGAGACCGTGTGAGTGTTGGCGACCTAATTGTTGAGTTTGATCTGCAAGCCATTGTTGAAGCAGGTTATGAGATTGTCACGCCTATTATCGTAACAAACACAGCGGACTATCTGGATGTGGTAGGTACGACTGCTCAGAACGTGCAAGAGAAGGATAAATTGATCACCGTAATTGGTTAA
- the ltrA gene encoding group II intron reverse transcriptase/maturase, translating into MIEKMLSRANMLSALARVETNKGSHGVDGMSVKDLRRHIVQNWQAIRESVESGTYEPSPVRRVEIPKPNGGTRVLGIPTVTDRLIQQAITQVLTPVFDPTFSERSYGFRPQRRGHDAVRKARNYMQEGHRIVIDIDLEKFFDRIHHDRLMAKLAERVTDKTVLKLIRKYLQAGVMEGGLVQASTEGAPQGGPLSPLLSNIVLDELDKELEKRNLHFVRYADDCNIYVKTWKAGHRVMKSITAYIEGKLKLRVNREKSAVDRPWKRKFLGFTFSWDKKNPRIKIAKPSLERVKAKIRTITSRSKASPIEMRIKELNQYLTGWCGYYALVDTKSVFRELDEWTRRRLRMCVWKQWKEPKTKVRKLQSMGVPKQKAYEWGNSRKKYWRIACSPILHRALNSQYWSALGLRSLTDRYNQLRNMT; encoded by the coding sequence ATGATTGAGAAAATGCTGTCACGAGCAAACATGCTGTCGGCTCTAGCAAGGGTCGAGACGAACAAAGGAAGTCATGGCGTAGATGGCATGTCGGTAAAAGACTTACGCAGACACATCGTACAAAACTGGCAAGCCATTCGCGAAAGCGTAGAGAGCGGAACCTATGAGCCCAGTCCAGTCCGTCGGGTCGAAATCCCGAAACCGAACGGTGGAACTCGGGTTTTAGGGATACCTACTGTGACAGACCGACTCATTCAGCAGGCGATCACGCAAGTATTAACACCTGTATTTGACCCAACGTTTTCCGAGCGAAGCTATGGATTCCGTCCACAAAGACGAGGACATGACGCAGTGAGGAAAGCACGGAATTATATGCAAGAGGGACATCGCATTGTAATAGACATAGACTTGGAGAAATTCTTCGACCGTATCCATCATGACCGCCTAATGGCGAAGCTGGCGGAACGAGTTACGGACAAAACAGTACTGAAACTCATTCGAAAGTATTTGCAGGCAGGAGTCATGGAGGGTGGTCTTGTTCAAGCATCAACGGAAGGAGCGCCGCAAGGAGGTCCGCTGAGTCCGTTATTATCCAACATCGTCCTTGACGAATTAGATAAGGAACTGGAAAAGAGGAACCTTCACTTCGTGAGATATGCCGATGACTGTAACATCTACGTTAAAACGTGGAAAGCAGGGCACCGCGTGATGAAATCCATTACCGCATATATCGAAGGAAAACTGAAACTGAGGGTCAATCGAGAGAAAAGTGCGGTAGACCGCCCATGGAAACGGAAGTTTCTAGGGTTTACATTCAGCTGGGATAAGAAGAACCCACGCATAAAGATCGCAAAACCATCTTTAGAGCGAGTCAAAGCAAAGATCAGAACGATCACTTCACGCAGCAAAGCGAGCCCAATCGAGATGCGAATAAAGGAATTAAATCAATATTTGACGGGTTGGTGTGGTTATTACGCACTCGTGGATACGAAAAGCGTGTTCCGAGAGTTGGATGAATGGACAAGAAGAAGACTTCGGATGTGTGTCTGGAAGCAGTGGAAGGAACCCAAGACAAAGGTAAGAAAACTGCAGTCGATGGGAGTCCCGAAGCAGAAAGCCTATGAGTGGGGAAACTCGAGGAAGAAATATTGGCGTATCGCATGTAGCCCAATTCTCCACCGAGCGCTGAATAGCCAATACTGGTCAGCCCTTGGTCTGAGAAGCCTAACGGACAGATATAATCAATTGCGGAATATGACATGA